A stretch of the Geovibrio thiophilus genome encodes the following:
- a CDS encoding EAL domain-containing protein — translation MNRVKSVKISSFLALLLTCFSVVLSVVILLWSSLDAEDIIKREQKRLLKRNHDTAAMVFEKELEHLGWVTRDLRVNIRQLLEKNADTASEDFKTGFASIYDLSAGENLDVMVFISFDGTRVTDVGSLFFDTSPIINFLKDSGQSVTASGSVYSIKDGGSAVPLNLILGYTPVNHPQTGEVLGRAYIGRIINGAPDIIREAAAETGSGIAFVSGGKMISSSDGFEMSSFAPEACASSGRIFNIKDGYSAYCLPLEIKGAETPLMIYQLTDNQSLALMKKQITGRAAAAVLLIIIMTAASVYGFRRLTARSLHYLIDYTHRISASGGTDEFVPTPVEEFNRLGDAVSSMNRELRETQAYLSNFLGFAKVPLIAWDTENRIVIFNKSMEELSGIDEAQALGENLEIIFACLTGDRLKELLLKAAGSSDTLSNFESMVKNVKSGEMKYILWNMSIAGTAEKSFGVVLQGIDITDRKSSEEKLLLASKVFENTIEAIYITNTRGVILSVNKAFLRITGFTEEEAIGNKTSILRSGRHANHFYKGLWNSLKETGTWQGEIWNRRKNGELYPATVNISSIRDSGGNISHFIGVMHDITERKKYEEQIKYQSHYDPLTNLPNRYLFQDRLSMAISRAKKNHNYVGLISIDIDRFKNVNDTLGHNVGDILLQKIADRIVGTVGESITVSRLGGDEYTVIIEDLSDKNRAVTVAYNVIKQLEKPFQVDDYELFLKCSAGLSFYPDDGDDVFTVAKNADAAMYRAKSKGRGMLQIYTTDFNDTAKDRLLIETKLNRALDNGEFEVYYQPKINLQTLELVGMEALIRWNNPDLGRVFPDMFIPITEETGLIVSIGQWVLKKSCEDLMRWRAMGYDLKVAVNLSLKQFIQKDLYMSVKNVLSETGMEPKHLELEITESTIMVDTENTRDILDKLSSLGITFAIDDFGTGFSSIGYLTRIPIDTIKIDKSFTQGIDTSEDSLSIVRSVIQLSRNLGIEVVAEGVENETHLRLLRELECDLAQGYYFSKPVPAAEFEKLLAGWKDSFALEIKSAK, via the coding sequence ATGAATAGGGTAAAGTCCGTTAAAATATCCTCCTTTCTGGCGCTGCTTCTGACCTGCTTCTCGGTGGTGCTTTCCGTTGTTATTCTCCTGTGGAGCAGTCTGGACGCTGAGGATATAATAAAACGTGAGCAGAAAAGGCTTCTTAAAAGAAACCATGACACTGCCGCTATGGTTTTTGAGAAGGAGCTGGAGCATCTCGGGTGGGTTACCCGGGATCTCAGGGTTAATATCAGACAGCTTCTTGAAAAAAACGCCGATACAGCATCCGAAGATTTCAAAACGGGTTTTGCATCCATTTATGATCTGAGTGCCGGTGAAAACCTTGATGTGATGGTTTTTATCTCATTTGACGGCACAAGGGTCACGGATGTGGGTTCCCTGTTTTTTGATACATCGCCAATCATAAATTTTCTCAAAGACAGCGGTCAGTCCGTTACGGCGTCCGGTTCCGTTTATTCGATAAAAGACGGGGGCTCGGCTGTGCCGCTGAACCTTATACTGGGTTATACGCCTGTCAACCACCCGCAGACCGGTGAGGTCCTCGGCAGAGCCTATATAGGCAGAATAATAAACGGCGCGCCGGATATTATAAGAGAAGCAGCGGCGGAAACCGGTTCCGGTATTGCCTTTGTATCCGGCGGAAAAATGATTTCCTCCTCAGACGGGTTTGAGATGAGCAGCTTCGCTCCCGAAGCTTGTGCGTCTTCCGGCAGAATTTTCAATATAAAAGACGGTTACTCCGCATACTGTCTGCCTCTTGAGATCAAAGGAGCCGAAACGCCGCTGATGATTTATCAGCTCACGGACAATCAGTCTCTGGCTCTCATGAAGAAACAGATAACAGGCAGGGCTGCTGCTGCTGTGCTGCTGATAATCATAATGACAGCTGCCTCTGTTTACGGCTTCCGCAGACTGACGGCACGTTCTCTTCATTATCTCATCGACTATACTCACCGGATCAGCGCTTCCGGCGGAACGGACGAGTTTGTGCCCACTCCCGTTGAAGAGTTCAACAGGCTGGGCGACGCGGTTTCCTCCATGAACAGGGAGCTTAGGGAAACTCAGGCGTACCTGAGCAACTTTCTCGGCTTTGCCAAGGTTCCTCTCATCGCTTGGGATACAGAGAACAGAATCGTGATCTTCAACAAGTCCATGGAAGAGCTTTCCGGTATTGATGAAGCTCAGGCTCTGGGGGAGAATCTGGAAATAATCTTCGCCTGCCTTACCGGGGACAGGCTGAAAGAACTCCTTCTGAAAGCGGCGGGAAGTTCCGACACATTGTCAAACTTTGAATCCATGGTGAAAAACGTTAAAAGCGGCGAGATGAAGTATATTCTCTGGAACATGTCCATTGCGGGAACAGCTGAGAAAAGCTTCGGCGTGGTTCTTCAGGGCATAGATATAACCGACAGAAAATCATCGGAGGAGAAGCTTCTGCTTGCCTCCAAGGTGTTTGAGAACACAATAGAGGCGATTTACATAACCAACACAAGAGGAGTAATCCTCAGCGTCAACAAGGCTTTTCTCCGTATAACCGGTTTTACCGAGGAGGAGGCTATCGGAAATAAAACCAGTATTCTCCGCTCCGGCAGGCACGCCAACCATTTTTACAAGGGTCTGTGGAACTCGCTTAAGGAGACCGGCACATGGCAGGGAGAAATCTGGAACAGGCGCAAAAACGGCGAGCTTTATCCGGCTACTGTGAATATTTCAAGCATTCGTGATTCCGGCGGGAACATATCGCACTTCATAGGGGTTATGCACGATATTACCGAGCGGAAGAAATACGAAGAGCAGATAAAATATCAGTCACACTATGATCCTCTGACGAATCTGCCCAACCGCTACCTTTTTCAGGACAGGCTGAGCATGGCTATATCAAGGGCGAAGAAAAATCATAACTACGTTGGGCTTATCTCCATAGACATAGACAGGTTCAAAAACGTGAACGATACCCTCGGTCACAATGTGGGCGATATACTGCTTCAGAAAATAGCTGACCGTATAGTGGGTACAGTAGGCGAAAGCATTACGGTGAGCCGCCTCGGAGGAGACGAGTACACTGTGATAATTGAAGACCTGTCAGATAAGAACAGAGCCGTTACAGTCGCTTACAACGTCATAAAGCAGCTTGAAAAACCTTTTCAGGTGGATGACTACGAGCTCTTTCTGAAATGCAGCGCGGGTCTCAGTTTTTATCCGGACGACGGAGACGATGTCTTTACTGTCGCAAAGAACGCTGACGCCGCTATGTACCGTGCCAAATCAAAGGGGCGCGGCATGCTCCAGATCTATACCACCGACTTTAACGACACAGCCAAAGACAGGCTTCTGATAGAAACAAAGCTGAACCGGGCTCTTGATAACGGAGAGTTTGAGGTCTACTACCAGCCCAAAATAAATCTTCAGACCCTTGAGCTTGTGGGGATGGAAGCCCTGATCCGCTGGAATAACCCTGATCTGGGAAGGGTTTTCCCTGATATGTTCATCCCGATCACTGAGGAAACAGGCTTGATTGTCTCCATAGGTCAGTGGGTTCTGAAAAAATCCTGCGAAGACCTTATGAGGTGGCGGGCTATGGGATATGATCTTAAGGTAGCGGTGAATCTTTCCTTGAAGCAGTTCATTCAGAAAGACCTGTATATGTCTGTTAAAAATGTGCTTTCAGAAACAGGTATGGAGCCTAAGCACCTAGAGCTTGAAATAACCGAAAGCACGATCATGGTGGACACTGAAAATACGCGGGATATTCTCGACAAGCTCAGCTCACTGGGGATAACCTTCGCTATTGATGACTTCGGTACAGGATTCAGCTCCATTGGCTATCTCACAAGGATACCTATAGATACCATCAAGATAGACAAATCTTTCACCCAAGGCATCGACACCAGCGAGGACTCGCTTTCAATAGTGCGCTCGGTCATACAGCTTTCAAGGAACTTAGGTATTGAAGTGGTGGCGGAAGGCGTGGAAAATGAAACGCATCTCCGGCTTCTGCGTGAGCTTGAATGCGATCTCGCGCAGGGGTACTATTTCAGCAAACCCGTGCCCGCCGCAGAGTTTGAAAAGCTGCTTGCAGGATGGAAGGACAGCTTCGCTCTGGAAATAAAATCAGCTAAGTAG
- a CDS encoding substrate-binding domain-containing protein: protein MKGAYALFLFLLLFALPARGIEQTFYTVSEYMLKHPEQAWKFDHFADIVRNPPVPLKTVNSKPVKIAVVYPALQSSDYWRRSVKALEKRLADLNVSYTLQTYYSRPSGDTRLQVSQLAEAAEKSDFIIVSADSAQMRKAVGRLLFEGKHKIIVQNLTTPLKEWEVRRPLLYTGFDHITGSEILADAIASVTENNSSYAVLNCSGGEVGWLRTKGFTERLAIHGQYVKKAEYITDFDKEKSRSAAKEIIRRYPEVSFIFACSTDVALGAADALRELHAGKIILNGWGGGNTELSHISEKELDLTVMRMNDDSSVAAAEAVKLVIAGREKDVPAVFSGGFSLVTSQDSEHRIKELKMKAFRYSGENE, encoded by the coding sequence ATGAAGGGAGCATATGCTCTTTTTCTTTTCCTTCTTCTTTTCGCTTTACCTGCCCGCGGCATTGAACAGACGTTTTACACTGTTTCAGAATATATGCTGAAACACCCTGAACAGGCGTGGAAGTTTGATCATTTTGCAGACATTGTGCGTAATCCGCCTGTACCCCTCAAGACTGTGAACTCAAAACCTGTGAAGATAGCCGTAGTTTATCCGGCGCTTCAGTCTTCGGACTACTGGCGGCGCAGCGTTAAGGCTCTGGAAAAGAGGCTTGCGGATCTTAATGTGAGCTACACGCTTCAGACTTATTACAGCAGACCTTCCGGAGATACCCGGCTTCAAGTCTCTCAGCTTGCTGAGGCGGCGGAAAAGTCTGATTTTATAATAGTTTCCGCTGACTCCGCGCAGATGCGTAAAGCTGTGGGCAGGCTGCTTTTTGAGGGGAAGCATAAAATAATAGTGCAGAACCTGACAACCCCTCTTAAGGAGTGGGAAGTCCGCCGACCTCTGCTTTACACTGGGTTTGACCATATAACCGGTTCAGAGATTCTGGCGGATGCCATCGCTTCCGTGACTGAGAACAATTCGTCATATGCTGTCCTCAACTGCTCCGGCGGTGAGGTGGGCTGGCTGAGAACCAAAGGCTTCACGGAAAGGCTTGCCATTCATGGACAATATGTTAAAAAAGCTGAGTATATCACCGATTTTGATAAAGAAAAATCACGCAGCGCAGCAAAAGAGATAATCAGAAGGTATCCTGAGGTCAGCTTTATTTTCGCCTGCTCCACGGATGTAGCTCTCGGAGCCGCAGATGCGCTGAGGGAGCTTCACGCAGGGAAAATTATTCTCAACGGATGGGGCGGCGGGAACACAGAACTCAGTCACATCTCAGAAAAAGAGCTTGACCTGACGGTTATGCGGATGAATGATGACAGCAGCGTAGCTGCGGCTGAGGCGGTAAAGCTGGTTATCGCAGGCAGGGAGAAGGATGTGCCCGCAGTGTTTTCCGGCGGTTTCAGCCTTGTGACTTCGCAGGACAGTGAACACAGGATAAAAGAACTAAAAATGAAAGCGTTCAGGTATTCGGGTGAAAATGAATAG
- a CDS encoding response regulator, with the protein MKDISVLIVEDDPAVAGALELRMKRTFSRVFSASDGRKGLETAVAEKPDVILTDLRMPHMEGLDMIAEIRKTLPDVHVIILTASSDRFDRKRAEELGVEGYFTKPLMVNELISKIQELV; encoded by the coding sequence ATGAAGGATATATCCGTACTGATAGTCGAAGATGATCCGGCTGTTGCCGGAGCTCTGGAACTCAGGATGAAACGCACTTTCAGCAGAGTGTTCAGCGCCTCTGACGGAAGAAAGGGGCTCGAAACGGCGGTTGCGGAAAAACCGGACGTTATCCTTACCGATCTGCGCATGCCTCACATGGAAGGGCTTGATATGATAGCTGAAATCCGAAAAACCCTTCCCGATGTTCACGTGATAATACTCACCGCGTCCAGCGACAGGTTTGACCGGAAAAGAGCTGAGGAGCTCGGGGTGGAGGGTTATTTCACCAAACCCTTGATGGTTAACGAACTCATCAGCAAAATTCAGGAGCTGGTGTAG
- a CDS encoding DMT family transporter translates to MDENFQPAEKAGIIYMLLASAFFASMGYYVKVLGQTLGTGEIVFFRNLIGLVIIVPMIIARPSGAKGGKPVMLAMRGVFGFLALFFYFYSISVLPLGTAATLTKIDPIFTALLAFFILKEKQGIMIWVGLLTGFVGVVMLMHPESGGVNAGSLSALLSGLFAAAAYTTVRNLREYYSPRAIVASFATAGVIGPPMVYAAVYYTPLGNDALRGLFHRMPSGAYEWYCIVMVGILATVSQYFLTKAYSLARASVAASVSYSGLLFASVAGVMAGDKLPDFMGICGILFIVLSGMTVHFSQKRRN, encoded by the coding sequence ATGGATGAAAATTTTCAGCCCGCGGAGAAGGCGGGCATAATTTATATGCTTCTGGCTTCGGCTTTTTTTGCCTCCATGGGGTATTATGTCAAAGTACTCGGACAGACACTCGGCACGGGTGAGATTGTTTTTTTTCGCAACCTTATAGGGCTGGTCATAATAGTTCCCATGATTATCGCCCGTCCGTCCGGAGCCAAGGGGGGCAAACCTGTAATGCTTGCCATGCGCGGGGTATTCGGCTTCCTCGCGCTGTTCTTCTATTTTTACTCCATAAGCGTGCTCCCTCTTGGAACGGCGGCTACACTCACTAAAATCGATCCGATATTCACAGCTCTTCTCGCCTTTTTCATCCTGAAGGAGAAGCAGGGAATTATGATATGGGTCGGGCTCCTAACTGGCTTCGTCGGGGTTGTGATGCTCATGCACCCTGAATCCGGCGGGGTGAACGCAGGGAGTCTCAGCGCACTCCTCAGCGGGCTTTTCGCTGCGGCTGCCTACACCACCGTGCGCAATCTTCGGGAGTATTATTCACCCCGAGCGATCGTTGCCTCATTTGCCACGGCGGGGGTCATAGGTCCGCCGATGGTCTATGCCGCTGTATATTATACCCCGCTGGGGAACGATGCTCTCAGGGGACTTTTCCACAGAATGCCTTCCGGCGCTTATGAATGGTACTGCATTGTAATGGTGGGAATACTCGCTACCGTCTCACAGTATTTTCTCACCAAGGCGTATTCCCTAGCCAGAGCCTCCGTCGCCGCGTCAGTGAGTTATTCGGGTCTTCTTTTCGCCTCCGTTGCGGGGGTGATGGCAGGCGATAAATTACCTGATTTTATGGGAATATGTGGTATACTGTTCATAGTATTAAGCGGCATGACAGTGCACTTCAGTCAGAAACGGAGGAATTGA
- the tpx gene encoding thiol peroxidase has product MDKTRTVTMKGNPVTLIGSEIKIGDKAPMFTVLDGGMQPVGLDTYKGKIKVISVTPSLDTAVCDLQLRRFNSEIASMGDEYAVINVSMDLPFAIKRFCTTAGIENAVAASDHREAAFGTAYGVLIKELRLLARAVFVVDENNVVTYAEYVPEVTSSPDFDKLIAFLKK; this is encoded by the coding sequence ATGGACAAAACAAGAACCGTAACTATGAAAGGAAACCCTGTAACACTCATCGGAAGCGAAATCAAGATCGGCGACAAGGCGCCGATGTTCACTGTGCTGGACGGCGGCATGCAGCCTGTGGGTCTTGACACTTATAAAGGAAAAATAAAAGTCATAAGTGTCACTCCCTCGCTGGACACAGCAGTGTGCGATCTTCAGCTCCGCAGGTTTAACAGCGAAATAGCCTCAATGGGCGACGAATACGCCGTCATCAACGTCAGCATGGATCTCCCCTTTGCCATAAAGCGGTTCTGCACCACCGCAGGCATAGAGAACGCAGTCGCCGCCAGCGACCACAGGGAGGCAGCATTCGGAACAGCTTACGGAGTGCTTATAAAAGAACTCAGACTCCTTGCCAGAGCGGTTTTCGTCGTGGATGAGAATAATGTCGTGACCTATGCGGAATACGTGCCGGAAGTTACTTCCAGCCCGGACTTTGACAAACTGATCGCATTTCTGAAAAAATAA
- the rarD gene encoding EamA family transporter RarD — protein sequence MSSRTAGLYAGLASYIFWGLSPVYWKLLDQASGLEVLAHRLVWSFFFLLAVILVQGRGGEVINAFRDKKTAVLLFFSSVAISINWGVFIISVNTGHILQASLGYYMNPFVSMVFGILIFKERLSRLQIFAVILAAAGVLIYASGLKGFPWASISLAISFAAYGALRKHVRVLPVPGLLAETVIMLPFALGYLAYVEYSGSGNFGHYSYTYDFLFILSGLVTSAPLLGFAFAVKRLKLITVGILQFTVPTLHFLLGVFTYSEPFTPVHAATFGLIWLCVGLFISDAVKNAKKS from the coding sequence ATGAGCAGTAGAACCGCCGGTCTTTATGCGGGGCTGGCATCATATATTTTCTGGGGGCTGAGCCCCGTTTACTGGAAGCTTCTTGATCAGGCATCCGGTCTTGAAGTGCTTGCGCACCGCCTTGTATGGTCTTTTTTCTTCCTTCTTGCGGTAATCCTTGTTCAGGGACGCGGCGGCGAAGTAATCAACGCATTCAGAGATAAAAAAACCGCTGTTCTTTTGTTTTTTTCATCCGTCGCTATCAGCATAAACTGGGGTGTTTTCATAATCTCCGTGAATACGGGGCACATACTTCAGGCAAGCCTTGGCTACTACATGAACCCCTTTGTGAGCATGGTTTTCGGCATACTCATCTTTAAGGAAAGGCTCAGCAGGCTCCAGATATTCGCTGTGATACTCGCAGCGGCGGGTGTGCTTATTTACGCCTCGGGTCTTAAGGGCTTTCCGTGGGCTTCCATCAGTCTTGCCATCAGCTTCGCCGCTTACGGAGCGCTCAGAAAGCATGTGCGGGTTCTGCCCGTTCCCGGGCTGCTGGCTGAAACCGTTATCATGCTTCCGTTCGCCCTAGGCTATTTGGCGTATGTCGAATACTCCGGCTCAGGCAATTTCGGTCATTATTCATACACGTATGATTTTCTGTTTATCCTTTCGGGGCTTGTGACATCTGCTCCGCTTCTGGGGTTCGCCTTCGCAGTGAAAAGGCTGAAGCTGATAACTGTCGGAATACTCCAGTTTACTGTGCCGACGCTCCATTTTCTGCTAGGGGTATTTACATATTCCGAACCGTTTACGCCAGTGCACGCCGCAACCTTCGGTCTGATTTGGCTGTGTGTCGGACTGTTCATCTCGGATGCGGTTAAAAACGCAAAAAAATCTTAA
- a CDS encoding carbonic anhydrase, translating to MKELFDGVVRFRDEDYADHRELFENLGDKQDPHTLFVGCSDSRVVPNLITRTMPGELFVVRNIANMVPPYRETSDYVATTSAVEYAVNILNVKNIIICGHSNCGGCSALYQSEESLANVPKVKKWLELASPVKKKAMEICGDDAGKREWVTEQVNIIQQVRNLLTYPYIKERVNKSELILYGWYYIIATGEVYNYNFDTGYFDLIGNEQ from the coding sequence GTGAAAGAACTGTTTGACGGTGTAGTACGCTTTCGTGACGAAGATTACGCAGATCACAGGGAGCTTTTTGAAAACCTCGGTGACAAGCAGGACCCGCATACACTTTTTGTAGGCTGTTCGGATTCACGGGTGGTGCCCAATCTCATCACCCGCACAATGCCCGGAGAGCTTTTTGTTGTGCGCAATATAGCCAACATGGTTCCGCCCTACAGGGAAACATCGGACTACGTCGCTACCACAAGCGCCGTTGAGTATGCCGTTAACATACTGAATGTTAAGAATATTATTATCTGCGGTCACTCCAATTGCGGCGGGTGTTCCGCCCTTTATCAGTCTGAGGAATCTCTGGCAAATGTGCCGAAGGTTAAAAAATGGCTGGAACTGGCATCGCCCGTTAAGAAAAAGGCTATGGAAATCTGCGGAGACGATGCCGGCAAAAGAGAGTGGGTGACCGAACAGGTGAATATCATCCAGCAGGTGCGCAACCTGCTCACTTATCCTTATATCAAAGAGAGGGTGAACAAGAGTGAGCTGATTCTTTACGGCTGGTATTACATTATCGCCACAGGCGAAGTTTACAACTATAACTTTGATACGGGTTATTTTGATTTGATAGGGAATGAGCAGTAG
- a CDS encoding YajQ family cyclic di-GMP-binding protein, whose translation MPSFDVVSEVDGQELDNAVNILKKEIENRYDFKGSNTTVELNKKDKKIHMITNDDMKIRSLREMLIGALIKRSIDPDCLDFKEPEPTGNRQFKRDVIVKEGLDKEVSKKIVKMIKDSKLKVQASIMDDKVRVQGKKIDDLQEVIQFLKTADAGIPLQYVNMKS comes from the coding sequence ATGCCATCTTTCGACGTGGTCAGCGAGGTTGACGGTCAGGAACTGGACAATGCTGTAAATATTCTTAAGAAAGAGATCGAGAACAGATACGATTTCAAGGGTTCCAACACAACTGTTGAGCTTAATAAAAAAGACAAAAAAATCCACATGATCACCAATGACGACATGAAGATCAGATCTCTTCGGGAGATGCTGATCGGGGCGCTTATCAAACGCTCCATAGACCCCGACTGCCTTGACTTCAAGGAACCCGAGCCCACCGGAAACAGGCAGTTCAAAAGAGATGTTATTGTGAAGGAAGGACTGGACAAGGAAGTGAGCAAGAAGATCGTGAAAATGATCAAGGATTCCAAGCTGAAGGTTCAGGCTTCCATCATGGACGACAAGGTAAGGGTTCAGGGCAAGAAGATAGACGACCTTCAGGAGGTCATACAGTTCCTCAAAACCGCCGATGCGGGCATACCTCTTCAGTATGTCAATATGAAGAGCTAA
- a CDS encoding DegQ family serine endoprotease, with amino-acid sequence MVRRITALLTMLIIFAAAAAQAAVAPVSFSDVVKKTRDGVVNISTTKTVTRKMPDIFHDEFFRKFFGDQFNAPNNGGKPQEYKTNSLGSGFVIDAAGLIVTNNHVIDDADEIVIKLNDKHEFKATVVGKDPMTDLALIKIDPKGVKLSPIKLGDSNSAEVGDWVVAIGNPLGLEWTVTAGIISGKARALGSGPYDNFMQTDASINPGNSGGPLLNLEGEVVGINTAIIPSGQGLGFAVPVNMLKDILPKLKKGKVDRGWLGVTVQSLDDKIAQGLGLENEEGALIADVVKGDPADKAGIKAGDVVVAINGKPVKDSRELINIVGGYEPNMVVKLTVVRDGKKREIPVKLGLRKDDNSTSVSPAEPDISKPIAVKELDAATAKKFGVEGGVIVTSIDETTNAFNAGLRSGDIILWINRQSVKSAEDFYAKYDKIKAGDVVFLKVVSRGSGRFIAFDK; translated from the coding sequence ATGGTAAGAAGAATTACCGCTCTTTTAACAATGCTGATCATTTTTGCCGCCGCTGCGGCTCAGGCGGCTGTTGCTCCTGTCAGCTTTTCCGATGTTGTTAAGAAAACACGCGACGGCGTGGTGAATATATCGACAACCAAAACTGTCACGAGAAAAATGCCTGATATTTTCCATGATGAATTCTTCAGGAAATTTTTCGGCGATCAGTTCAATGCGCCGAACAACGGCGGAAAACCGCAGGAATATAAAACAAACTCCCTCGGTTCGGGCTTCGTTATCGATGCCGCGGGGCTTATCGTCACCAACAATCACGTCATTGACGACGCTGATGAGATAGTAATAAAGCTCAACGATAAGCACGAGTTCAAGGCGACAGTTGTGGGCAAAGACCCGATGACTGACCTTGCTCTCATCAAAATAGATCCTAAAGGCGTGAAGCTTTCACCCATTAAACTGGGTGATTCCAACTCCGCAGAGGTCGGCGACTGGGTTGTTGCCATAGGAAACCCCTTGGGACTTGAGTGGACAGTCACTGCCGGTATAATCAGCGGCAAGGCAAGAGCTCTCGGCAGCGGTCCTTATGATAACTTCATGCAGACAGACGCATCGATCAACCCCGGCAACTCCGGCGGTCCCCTCCTCAATCTTGAGGGTGAGGTGGTGGGTATCAACACCGCCATCATCCCCTCCGGTCAGGGTTTGGGCTTCGCTGTTCCGGTGAATATGCTTAAGGACATTCTGCCCAAGCTGAAAAAAGGCAAAGTGGACAGAGGCTGGCTTGGTGTAACTGTTCAGTCTCTTGACGATAAAATAGCTCAGGGGCTCGGACTTGAAAACGAAGAAGGCGCTCTTATCGCTGATGTTGTTAAGGGAGACCCCGCTGATAAGGCAGGCATCAAAGCCGGTGATGTGGTTGTGGCGATAAACGGCAAGCCGGTTAAGGACAGCCGAGAGCTTATTAACATTGTCGGCGGCTATGAGCCCAACATGGTTGTGAAGCTCACTGTGGTGAGGGATGGCAAGAAACGTGAGATCCCTGTTAAGCTGGGACTGAGAAAAGATGACAACAGCACCAGTGTTTCACCTGCTGAGCCCGACATTTCAAAACCCATAGCGGTTAAAGAGCTGGACGCGGCGACAGCGAAGAAATTCGGTGTGGAGGGCGGAGTGATTGTGACATCGATCGATGAAACCACAAACGCCTTTAACGCAGGACTGAGAAGCGGCGATATAATCCTCTGGATAAACAGGCAATCCGTTAAATCCGCCGAGGATTTCTACGCCAAGTATGACAAAATAAAAGCCGGAGACGTGGTCTTCCTAAAGGTTGTCAGCAGAGGCAGCGGAAGATTTATCGCCTTCGATAAATAA
- a CDS encoding MucB/RseB C-terminal domain-containing protein, translating to MTKLIFLLLLIPFVSYGGEVKVFFKIAVDERAYSTFLLENLGAGHSALHDLASRLKEKHLELDKVQKDFYNIKIDYGMKYNGHDVAQYDIVPILPDRFRHVLLVDEKWDQILRREVYDPDGKLIYAYSFEDRDGELKPAVEMPKPAVSAGRDEFPGFKPVFKKELKDGTIQTLYSDGLNKFSVFISKAEGEVKDSARILYGNYVYRKKVGETLYTVVGTIPFPQMEKVVARLAFKEEK from the coding sequence ATGACAAAACTTATTTTTTTGCTCCTTCTCATTCCTTTTGTCAGCTATGGCGGCGAGGTGAAGGTCTTCTTCAAAATCGCCGTTGACGAAAGGGCTTATTCAACCTTTCTTCTTGAAAATCTGGGTGCGGGGCACTCCGCTCTGCATGATCTCGCGTCCAGACTCAAGGAAAAACATCTGGAACTGGATAAGGTTCAGAAGGACTTTTACAACATTAAAATCGATTACGGCATGAAGTACAACGGTCATGATGTCGCCCAGTATGACATTGTGCCCATTCTGCCGGACAGGTTCAGACATGTTCTCCTTGTTGACGAGAAGTGGGACCAGATTCTCCGCAGGGAGGTTTACGACCCTGACGGCAAATTGATCTATGCCTACAGCTTTGAAGACAGAGACGGAGAGCTTAAGCCTGCTGTCGAGATGCCTAAGCCTGCCGTGTCAGCCGGAAGGGACGAGTTCCCCGGCTTTAAGCCTGTATTTAAAAAAGAGCTTAAAGACGGAACTATCCAGACGCTGTATTCGGACGGTCTTAACAAGTTCTCCGTTTTTATAAGCAAAGCGGAGGGTGAGGTAAAGGATTCCGCCCGCATTTTATACGGCAATTACGTTTACAGAAAAAAAGTGGGCGAAACCCTCTACACTGTTGTGGGAACCATACCTTTTCCGCAAATGGAAAAGGTTGTAGCCAGACTTGCCTTCAAGGAGGAAAAATAA
- a CDS encoding zf-HC2 domain-containing protein yields the protein MDCTKHRKFLSAYVDGECSQFESAAVEAHLKKCAPCRNELSELYTLGSMVTEAYSKTEEVDFSSSIMASIMADSGEAVVEVRKSRKKVIGFSSVAAALVAGLMAFAVMNPLEAENVASGNEKLERYVFEHVASTYDGSNDEIGVVNFGQ from the coding sequence ATGGACTGTACAAAACATCGTAAATTTTTGTCGGCATACGTCGACGGTGAATGTTCGCAGTTTGAGTCCGCGGCAGTGGAAGCGCACCTTAAAAAATGCGCTCCGTGCAGAAACGAACTTTCGGAACTGTACACATTGGGTTCCATGGTCACGGAAGCTTACTCAAAGACAGAAGAGGTGGATTTCTCTTCCTCAATAATGGCTTCGATTATGGCTGATTCGGGCGAAGCAGTCGTGGAAGTCAGAAAGAGCAGAAAAAAAGTGATCGGCTTCAGCTCGGTTGCCGCCGCTCTGGTGGCAGGGCTTATGGCTTTTGCCGTAATGAATCCGCTGGAAGCCGAGAATGTGGCATCAGGCAACGAAAAACTGGAACGCTACGTATTTGAGCACGTCGCAAGCACATATGACGGCTCTAATGATGAAATCGGAGTAGTCAACTTCGGACAATGA